A single Mustela lutreola isolate mMusLut2 chromosome X, mMusLut2.pri, whole genome shotgun sequence DNA region contains:
- the USP26 gene encoding ubiquitin carboxyl-terminal hydrolase 26, protein MATLRVHGFVQIWNRKMGMSRTKEAYIETVERKKRIKLVVCFTTGESVTFQLNNIKNVVFRSYGEKQNHLRLIFQNNSFLFMERLYFRDAVQLKMFLDRVHQNNTQSSVRPGKDGDIFARKTAPKEINKNSFHKAGKKKPSSRSFQIGEGTRTPDHQKRASSASKSSKLHCKDLLENRYGKRKRMVSSGSEMTGNTPKKTNSVGKMKSQTNPLRHVSHDEKKKLRLRVLKKKKNVEFEALIKTTSPGKPQLDGTGLLQMLTEKLYLAFLLAPKYNANDPEWDKLKMTFDFYPEKLWQGLPNLGNTCYMNAVLQSLFSIPSFADDLLSQDFPWDKIPLGALSMCLAQLFVLKNIYNIKIKERLLVNIKKAISTVAEIFSGNIQNDAHEFLGHCLDQMKENMGKLNTIWKMKIESKEDNTAQQVFADSAATRVLICPVITNFEFELLRSIICQACGQVVLKTEVSNYLSINLPQGMKALPLSIQSAFDLFFGAEELEYKCEKCQHRSSVAVHKFSRLPRVLIVHLKRYIFNEFWSLRKDDQEVVISKYLKLSSHCNESTKPPLPVSKNVHNRDIQVLKVFQKLSAERLQPSALSQKLTSASRVHRVPHAGPDKESKPQKSRILYEGSRREQQKKDLGKRSRLNGTDSKLVNLGDGIVIEKEVLAAGLMIDLEQVSPYLICDNEGKPRSGPETHLAGIHLQEASENRKRKKYKKTNTLVDFESVADTVEDFYDGKKNRISKESQKLAEQTKQQERVRLYEQALQQALLQALLKPHVQWYTQNLRRHTDLSLQGANVNSLGESSSNKSPGKKQALDTKTETEAKTPKRSAEMRDLYAYRLIGVVSHLGKSPNSGHYISDAYDFERQVWFTYNDLQVSSIQEALMQEARLCTGYIFFYMHNEIFEELLKREKNSQSHSAETRETPQEK, encoded by the exons ATGGCCACTCTAAGGGTACATGGTTTTGTCCAAATATGGAACAGGAAGATGGGGATGTCTAGGACCAAAGAAGCATACATTGAAacagtagaaagaaagaagaggatcaAATTGGTGGTGTGTTTCACCACTGGAGAATCTGTAACTTTTCaactaaataatattaaaaatgtggtCTTTAGATCATATGGAGAAAAGCAAAATCACCTGCGTTTAATTTTCCAAAACAATAGCTTCTTGTTTATGGAAAGATTATATTTCAGAGATGCTGTACAGTTGAAGATGTTCCTGGATAGAGTCCATCAAAATAATACTCAGTCATCTGTGAGACCTGGGAAGGATGGAGATATCTTTGCCAGGAAGACAGCACCGAAGGAAATCAACAAAAACTCATtccacaaagcaggcaagaa GAAGCCAAGTAGTAGATCTTTTCAGATAGGAGAAGGAACTCGAACACCTGACCATCAGAAGAGGGCTTCATCTGCATCAAAGTCATCAAAACTTCATTGCAAAGATTTATTAGAGAATAGATACGGGAAGAGGAAAAGGATGGTATCATCTGGTTCAGAGATGACTGGGAATACCCCCAAAAAGACTAATTCTGTAGGAAAGATGAAATCCCAGACAAATCCCTTGAGGCATGTGAGCCATGATGAGAAGAAAAAATTGAGATTAAgagtgttaaaaaagaaaaaaaacgtaGAGTTTGAGGCCTTAATAAAGACCACTTCTCCTGGAAAGCCTCAATTGGATGGCACAGGTCTTCTTCAGATGCTGACTGAGAAACTATATTTGGCGTTTCTGTTGGCACCAAAATATAATGCAAATGACCCAGAGTGGGACAAACTCAAGATGACTTTTGATTTCTACCCAGAGAAATTATGGCAAGGCCTCCCCAACTTGGGAAACACCTGTTACATGAATGCAGTTTTACAGTCCTTATTTTCGATTCCATCATTTGCTGATGATTTACTCAGTCAGGATTTCCCATGGGATAAAATTCCCCTTGGTGCTCTTAGCATGTGCTTAGCACAGctgtttgttttgaaaaatatttataacataaaaatcAAGGAGCGGTTacttgtaaatattaaaaaagccATTTCAACAGTTGCAGAGATCTTCTCCGGCAACATACAAAATGATGCCCATGAATTTTTAGGCCACTGTTTGGATCAGATGAAAGAGAACATGGGGAAATTAAACACAATTTGGAAGATGAAAATTGAATCCAAAGAGGACAACACCGCTCAACAGGTCTTTGCTGACAGTGCTGCCACCAGAGTGCTCATTTGTCCCGTCATCACTAATTTTGAGTTTGAGTTGCTGCGCTCTATTATTTGTCAAGCTTGTGGTCAGGTTGTTCTCAAGACAGAAGTGAGCAATTATCTCTCCATTAACCTTCCCCAGGGAATGAAAGCGCTCCCTTTGTCTATTCAATCTGCTTTTGATCTCTTCTTCGGAGCAGAAGAACTTGAGTATAAATGTGAGAAATGTCAGCACAGGAGTTCTGTCGCAGTGCACAAGTTCAGTAGGCTCCCCAGGGTTCTCATTGTTCATCTGAAACGTTATATCTTTAACGAGTTTTGGTCGCTGAGGAAGGATGACCAGGAAGTtgttatttctaagtatttaaaGTTATCATCTCACTGCAATGAAAGTACCAAACCACCTCTTCCTGTGAGCAAGAATGTACATAATAGGGACATCCAAGTCCTAAAAGTCTTTCAGAAGTTGAGTGCTGAAAGACTCCAACCATCAGCACTTTCCCAAAAGTTGACCTCAGCATCCAGGGTTCACCGGGTTCCACACGCTGGGCCAGACAAAGAGTCTAAACCACAAAAATCCCGGATTCTCTATGAAGGGTCACGCAGAGAACAGCAGAAAAAAGACCTGGGAAAACGTTCCAGACTGAATGGGACAGATTCCAAATTGGTGAACTTAGGAGATGGAATAGTCATTGAAAAAGAGGTATTAGCCGCTGGCTTAATGATAGATCTGGAACAAGTGTCCCCTTATCTGATCTGTGACAATGAAGGTAAACCCCGCAGTGGTCCAGAAACACACCTTGCAGGCATTCATCTTCAAGAAGCATCTGAAAATCGAAAGcgaaagaaatacaagaaaactaATACACTGGTAGATTTTGAGAGTGTTGCTGACACCGTTGAGGACTTTTATGATggtaaaaaaaacagaatttcaaaGGAATCCCAAAAACTGGCTGAACAGACCAAGCAGCAAGAAAGGGTGAGGCTCTATGAACAAGCCCTTCAGCAGGCACTGCTTCAAGCCCTTTTGAAGCCACATGTCCAGTGGTACACACAGAACCTCAGGCGACACACAGACTTAAGTCTCCAGGGGGCCAATGTGAATTCTCTAGGTGAATCGAGTTCTAATAAAAGCCCTGGAAAGAAACAAGCTTTGGATACAAAGACAGAAACGGAAGCCAAGACACCAAAAAGAAGTGCCGAGATGAGAGATCTCTACGCCTATCGGCTCATTGGTGTTGTCAGCCATCTTGGGAAGTCCCCAAATTCAGGCCATTATATCAGCGATGCCTATGACTTTGAGAGGCAAGTGTGGTTCACTTACAATGATCTCCAGGTATCAAGTATCCAAGAAGCTCTGATGCAGGAGGCTAGGCTTTGCACCGGGTACATCTTCTTTTACATGCACAATGAGATCTTTGAAGAGCTgttgaaaagggaaaagaactcCCAGTCTCATAGCGCAGAGACAAGGGAGACCCCCCAGGAGAAATAA